One genomic window of Peptococcaceae bacterium 1198_IL3148 includes the following:
- a CDS encoding YkvA family protein, with amino-acid sequence MTNIDITPVLKRLSLYGQLTYDIFKTLKLTKRQKLILGAGLAYFVSPIDIIPGFIPILGQLDDIIVALTVLVKILKELSPENRNTYLDKFQLTLEMIENDLEMAKELAGQLAKKAVLSSGRLVHSGGKAAFKLASWGIGTVTRGAMALKGKYKCGGK; translated from the coding sequence ATGACCAATATTGATATCACCCCTGTATTAAAAAGACTTTCTCTTTATGGCCAACTTACCTATGATATTTTTAAAACTTTAAAACTTACTAAAAGGCAAAAATTAATCTTGGGGGCGGGGTTAGCATATTTTGTTTCTCCAATTGATATCATTCCGGGCTTTATACCGATATTGGGACAACTTGACGATATCATTGTTGCGCTGACAGTATTGGTAAAAATTTTAAAGGAGTTATCTCCTGAGAATAGAAATACTTACCTCGATAAATTTCAATTGACTTTAGAAATGATTGAGAACGATTTAGAAATGGCCAAAGAATTGGCTGGCCAACTGGCTAAAAAGGCTGTTCTTTCCAGTGGACGGTTAGTACATTCTGGTGGCAAAGCAGCCTTTAAATTGGCCTCTTGGGGAATAGGCACTGTTACCAGGGGTGCAATGGCTTTGAAAGGTAAATATAAATGCGGAGGTAAATGA
- a CDS encoding menaquinone biosynthesis protein, whose protein sequence is MAELHLGQVDYINCIMPYHAFEEGQLPLDAKITKASPTRLKQMFLEGKLDITPLSAIEYARYADRCYIFPNMSISANGKADNVVLLSRVPVTELEGQRVAITSLDTTANALLKILFEHYYHVEVNYLTMDTDLDNMLAHADAVLQIGDDAMIANQRVKNESLPYIVTDLGRSWKEFTGEKMVFSIWCVRRDFAQNNPEKATDIIDLFSQSKLLGAKQLPTLVDIARRKIGLPPEVLEEYFHQISHEFDDQCRHALITFYDYAYKSGLIEERVKLNIWGENIG, encoded by the coding sequence GTGGCCGAACTTCACTTGGGGCAGGTAGACTACATTAACTGTATAATGCCCTACCATGCCTTTGAAGAAGGACAATTACCTTTGGACGCTAAAATTACTAAAGCCTCTCCCACAAGGTTGAAACAGATGTTTTTAGAAGGCAAACTGGACATCACACCGTTATCTGCCATTGAATATGCTCGCTATGCCGATCGATGTTATATTTTTCCCAATATGTCTATCAGTGCTAATGGCAAGGCAGATAATGTTGTATTATTAAGTAGGGTTCCGGTTACTGAATTAGAAGGGCAGAGGGTGGCGATAACCAGTTTAGACACTACGGCTAATGCCCTTTTAAAGATTTTATTTGAGCATTACTATCACGTTGAAGTAAATTATTTGACAATGGACACTGATTTAGATAACATGCTGGCCCATGCTGATGCAGTTTTACAAATTGGTGACGATGCCATGATTGCTAATCAACGAGTTAAAAATGAATCGCTACCGTATATCGTGACTGACTTGGGGAGATCATGGAAAGAGTTTACTGGCGAAAAAATGGTGTTTTCAATTTGGTGTGTGCGGAGGGATTTTGCTCAAAACAACCCGGAGAAAGCAACTGATATAATAGATTTATTTTCTCAGTCCAAGTTGCTGGGTGCGAAGCAACTTCCAACATTAGTGGATATAGCACGGCGTAAAATTGGACTGCCACCGGAGGTTTTGGAGGAATATTTTCATCAAATTAGCCATGAATTTGACGATCAATGCCGCCATGCACTAATTACATTTTACGATTATGCCTATAAAAGTGGATTGATCGAAGAGCGGGTAAAGTTAAATATCTGGGGTGAAAATATAGGGTAA
- a CDS encoding polyprenyl synthetase family protein: MTISLQTIQHELSLVDARINKELMIRKSGHAGQFAHLEFSRLDSIIRPALTILVGKMFSFEKNKLVTLASILQLIYMSSQIHANVTESNQEVNDVRDGCQLPVLVGDYLFGKFFTHLSDHDMLEYLIPLAEIICRVNEGATLRNQHSKINVNTSQELLYNIIKMETAELFAGCTSLGAKISGAVEADIKIMYEFGLNFGLGFGLLEQGVSYEYVEKYFSQAENLLKYVVSSESSKELCELLSKFKNNEVLFQRMVG; encoded by the coding sequence GTGACCATCTCATTACAGACAATACAGCACGAGTTAAGTTTAGTGGACGCAAGAATAAATAAAGAATTGATGATTAGAAAATCAGGTCATGCCGGTCAGTTTGCTCATTTAGAGTTCTCCCGCCTCGATAGTATCATCCGACCAGCATTAACTATACTAGTTGGCAAAATGTTTTCTTTTGAAAAAAATAAGTTAGTTACACTGGCAAGCATATTGCAATTGATATATATGTCATCGCAAATTCATGCTAATGTAACTGAGAGTAACCAAGAGGTTAATGACGTTAGGGATGGCTGCCAACTTCCTGTCTTAGTTGGAGATTACTTGTTTGGTAAGTTTTTTACTCATCTTAGTGATCACGATATGTTGGAGTATCTTATTCCTCTGGCAGAGATAATCTGTCGGGTTAATGAAGGAGCCACCTTAAGAAACCAACATTCTAAAATCAATGTTAATACTTCCCAAGAACTATTATACAATATTATTAAAATGGAAACGGCAGAACTGTTTGCTGGCTGTACTTCCCTCGGGGCCAAAATAAGTGGTGCGGTAGAGGCGGATATCAAAATAATGTATGAATTTGGCCTAAATTTTGGGTTGGGTTTTGGTTTATTGGAGCAAGGTGTATCATATGAGTATGTTGAAAAGTACTTTAGTCAGGCGGAGAACTTATTAAAATATGTGGTGAGCTCAGAAAGTAGCAAAGAGCTATGTGAGTTATTAAGCAAGTTTAAAAATAACGAAGTGCTCTTTCAAAGAATGGTAGGTTGA
- the speD gene encoding adenosylmethionine decarboxylase, with protein MKKLGRHVLAEIYGCEFDILNDVKKVEEIMINAALEAGAEVREFVFHKFSPQGVSGVVVISESHLAIHSWPELGYAAVDVFTCGDKVDPWDACDYLVRHFGATDISAKETDRGLLPETDRQRVVNL; from the coding sequence ATGAAAAAATTGGGCCGTCACGTTTTGGCAGAAATTTATGGGTGTGAATTCGACATTTTAAATGATGTCAAAAAAGTAGAAGAAATCATGATAAATGCCGCCTTAGAGGCCGGTGCAGAAGTTAGAGAGTTTGTATTCCATAAATTTTCTCCACAAGGTGTAAGTGGAGTTGTTGTAATATCAGAAAGTCATTTAGCAATTCATTCTTGGCCTGAACTTGGCTATGCTGCAGTGGATGTATTTACATGTGGCGACAAAGTGGATCCATGGGATGCCTGTGATTACCTAGTTCGTCATTTCGGTGCCACTGATATATCTGCTAAAGAAACAGACAGAGGCCTCCTGCCTGAGACTGATCGTCAAAGGGTTGTAAACCTATAG
- a CDS encoding fumarylacetoacetate hydrolase family protein, with amino-acid sequence MRIGRFSYKGQLFSGLLGNDDLVYPLIGDVFKEIKPANYGYPLQDVKVLAPCKPSKIVCVGLNYRDHAEEFGLPVPDEPVIFLKPSTAVIGPCEAIVLPPQSKQVDYEGELAVVIKKRAKNITPVEAPSYIMGYTCANDVTARDLQKKDQQWIRAKSFDTFCPIGPYIVTDADPSALSVEVFLNGVLKQHTNTKYLIFNVSELISFISKVMTLLPGDVVLTGTSSGVGAMVDGDKIEVTIENIGKLLNPVIKQ; translated from the coding sequence TTGCGTATAGGCCGTTTTTCTTATAAGGGACAGTTGTTTTCCGGTCTTTTGGGTAATGATGATTTGGTTTACCCTTTGATTGGCGATGTTTTTAAAGAGATAAAACCTGCCAATTACGGCTATCCACTTCAAGATGTTAAAGTGCTTGCCCCTTGTAAACCCAGTAAAATTGTTTGTGTTGGCCTTAACTATCGGGATCATGCTGAAGAATTTGGATTACCGGTTCCGGATGAACCAGTGATTTTTTTAAAACCGTCCACTGCGGTGATTGGTCCCTGCGAAGCCATTGTTTTACCACCGCAAAGCAAACAGGTGGATTATGAAGGCGAACTGGCAGTGGTAATTAAAAAGCGAGCTAAAAACATAACCCCTGTTGAGGCACCTAGTTATATAATGGGTTATACCTGTGCCAACGATGTTACCGCTAGGGATTTGCAAAAAAAGGATCAACAATGGATTAGGGCTAAATCATTTGACACCTTCTGCCCAATTGGTCCATATATTGTTACTGATGCAGACCCCAGTGCCCTATCAGTTGAGGTTTTTCTAAACGGAGTACTAAAACAACACACCAATACAAAATATTTAATTTTTAATGTGTCAGAATTAATTAGTTTTATTTCCAAGGTAATGACTTTATTGCCGGGTGATGTTGTGCTTACGGGTACTTCCAGTGGAGTGGGCGCGATGGTGGACGGTGATAAAATTGAAGTAACCATTGAAAATATTGGTAAGCTGTTGAACCCTGTTATCAAGCAATAA
- a CDS encoding ferredoxin gives MKAVVDQDLCISCGACIDTCPEVFDWNDDDKAHSTVDEVPSDVEEQAQEAADNCPTDAINIS, from the coding sequence AAGATCTCTGCATTAGCTGTGGAGCATGCATTGACACTTGTCCCGAAGTATTTGATTGGAATGATGATGACAAGGCTCACTCCACTGTAGATGAAGTACCAAGCGATGTAGAGGAGCAGGCTCAGGAAGCTGCTGATAATTGTCCGACAGATGCTATTAATATCTCCTAG